One Scyliorhinus torazame isolate Kashiwa2021f chromosome 17, sScyTor2.1, whole genome shotgun sequence genomic window, GGGGGTGGCTACTGGGTGACAAGAGCCATCCTTTACAGACATGGCTCATGTCCCCGATCTGCAACACACCTGGACATGGGCAGAATGCTCACAAAGAAAGCCATGCTGGCACAAAGATTGTGAAAAAGCAAACCCTTGGTGCTGAAAGAATGCCTCTACTGACTGAACCAATCTGAAGGAGGCGTGCAATACCCAAAAGAGCATGTGGCAAGATTCATGATGATCTGTTGCTTACTGTACAAAATTACTGTGCCTTGCCATCAGGTATATGGTGAGCAGCAAGGGAGGAGACAATCTGGACAGCCCCTATCTGCTCAGACTGTCTGTAAATGAATCATCTGAGAGTGATAGCAGTAACCAAAAGCCCTATTCCCCATACACCAACGATCCTGTACCTTACCTTTACTCTGTTGCTGACCATCACAGTGTCGAAGATGGATCTGTCCACAGCATTATTAGAAtgagtgaccacctcacagtccttgTGGGGACGCAGTTTCATCTTCAAACTGAGGATActgtccatcatgttgtgtggcactaccactgtgttaGATTGGACAGATTCAAACATATTTAGCAattaaactgggcatccatgaggcaatgtggaccatcagcagcagaatggTATCCCAcctcaatctgtaacctcatggtcccaTTCTGGTGGTAGGATGCCCTTAGAAGCATAAACCAGAATAGACCAGTTGGTATGTTTCTGTACTGTAGGTTCAATGTCATTCTATATTTAGACCTCCAGAAGAAAAACCCATTAATAAAACCAACATTGAATGTTAATCTCTCTATATAGGCTCCAAAGGAGAGCAAGGGGAGAGAGGAATGCCAGGAAAAACAGGAAAAGCAGGACCCAATGGCTCCGTTGGTACTACAGGCCTCAAGGGGGACAAAGGACAAGTGGGCATTCCAGGGAACAATTGCAAGCAACATTATGCAGcattctcagtgggccgcaagaaggGGGTCCAGAGTAAAGAACTCCAAACGCAGCTGATTTTCGACACCGAGTTCGTCAACCTCTACCATCACTTCAACATGTTCACGGGCAAGTTCTACTGTTTTGTCCCGGGAGTCTATTTCTTTAACCTCAATGTGCACACCTGGAACTTGAAGGAAACGTATCTCCACCTCATGCGcaatggtgaggaggtggtgatccTGTACACTCAACCCAGTGACCGCAGCATCATGCAGAGCCAGAGTGTCATGCTGGACCTGAGTGAGAAAGATGAGGTTTGGGTGCGGCTATACCAGGAGAACCGGGAAAATGCCATTTACAGTGGGGAGGGTGACGTCTACATCACATtcaatggctatttaatcaaggcAGCAGCAGAAGAGTCAGATTAGGAGAGCAATAGGCAGTGCAGTGGAGCAAGCCCATTCCACCATGTAATATAGATTATGGCTTAAAAAAGATTACATTGTGAGGATAGGTTGTATAGACTGGGCTATATCCCCTTGAATATAAAAAAataaggggtgatctaattgaggtatttaaGATGTTTAAAGGAGGTGATAGGATCGATAGAAAGAAACTATTTACTCTGGTGCAAGAGTCCACAACAAAAggcgagtaacccacctcctgactccctaaagccaatccaccacctgcaaggcgaaaatcaggagtgtaatggagcacttgcctggatgagcgcagctccaacaacactcaagaaacctgacaccatccaggacaaagcagcccacttgattgctcacccttccacaaacattcactccctccaccatcgatgcacagtagcagccgtgtgtaccatctacaagatgcactgcaggaactcaccagggctcctttggcagcgccttccaaatccacgaccgctaccatctagaaggacaagggcagcaggtatatgggaaccccaccacctagaagttctcatccaagccactcactatcctgacttgtaaatatatcgccattccatcactgtcactgggtcaaaatcctggaaaaccctccctaacagcactgagggtgtacctatgctgcatggactgcagcggttcaagaaggcagatccccaccatcttctcaagggcaattagggatgggcaataaatgctggcctgaatgATAACGAAATGAAAAAATGCTTTAAAAAATTAAAGTTGGCCCATTTAGGAATATTTCAAATAGAACGTCGCATAAAGGTTAGTGGAAATTTAGTGCTCTCTATCCCAAAATcactatgtggagatgccggcgctggactggggtgagcacagtaagaagtcttacaacaccagattaaag contains:
- the LOC140394121 gene encoding complement C1q tumor necrosis factor-related protein 1-like, with product MKAPLSLIVYLLAVAVSSKRIHFQKQTVRSSCVQCCGPLEKPASQYRLSSSHRMASDRPIYAIPEIKPKIDMTILKGSKGEQGERGMPGKTGKAGPNGSVGTTGLKGDKGQVGIPGNNCKQHYAAFSVGRKKGVQSKELQTQLIFDTEFVNLYHHFNMFTGKFYCFVPGVYFFNLNVHTWNLKETYLHLMRNGEEVVILYTQPSDRSIMQSQSVMLDLSEKDEVWVRLYQENRENAIYSGEGDVYITFNGYLIKAAAEESD